Below is a window of Microtus ochrogaster isolate Prairie Vole_2 chromosome 5, MicOch1.0, whole genome shotgun sequence DNA.
CTTCCTCCCTGACTACACCCACTAGGCCTGCAGTGCAGGGCCTTCTTGCACGcagggttttccttttcttcttacctTTGACTTATTAAATGTAGACCACAGAAATCGGTGAAACTAAGTAGAATCGGGACGGGGGATGGGGGCGGGATCTTGTCCTGATGCTCTGCAGGGTTCTCCTCCCACATCTGACAGCTTCTCTGGACTTGTCCAGCTGGTTTCAAGTTGTTGCCTGTCAGGATTTGCTCATTTGTGTCTAAACTTAAGGCTGCTCCTAACAGGCGCCCTATTTTGCCAGCAAAGAGACCGAATAGTCTAGGCCTACCTCCTCCACAGTGCAAAGGTACTTGGAGATCGCTATATATTTGGTAATCCTGGAGTTAAGAGAGGATGTTAATGCCTGCCTATCAGAAAACTTAAGACTCTGCTGAGAAAATGGATAAGCAACTGAGCTATCAGGGCATGTCACAGTTACTACAGTGGCCGTGGTGTAAACATTGAAGAACTGCCGGTGGGCCCAGGGAAGTCTGGGAAACCTTCGAGAGTACGGGTTTGGAGGCTGTTTCTTCTGGGCATGCTTGCAGATGTGCAAAAGCTGAGTGTGTGAGGACCAGTTGTTCAGAACAGAAGCCCGTAGGGCATGTTTCAGATTCAAAACATGACATAGTATCACTCCAAGTTTGTTTCCAATAAATGAACCCACGCATGCACGTCTGTGGTTACAGCAAGGGAGTAAGGATTTTTCCTCTAAttcctttttccattctttttcccaaataaacttttctgCAAAGATtctatcttatttatatttatatggatgtggtgtgtgtgtgtgtgtgtgtgtgtgtgtgtgtgtgtgtgtgtgtgtgtgtgccacttgtatgcatgtgtgcgtataGACCATAAGGGGGCACTGAAGCCGCCATAGCTGGAGGTCAGCTTGTGAACTACCTAATTGCTGAGAACTGAAtatgtgtcctctggaagagtagaaggtgctcttaatccctgagccaacTCTCAGGCCCAGTAGATCATAATGTTTTCATAGTGAGGCGGGAAAAGCCTCTCGATATGTTTGCAGTGCATGAGTGGATGGATCCTGGAGTGTGTCCATGGTAAGAAGTCAGACATATTTGGAGGATTATGTAGTCCTAGGGCGTAACACTTTGGTCTTCTGGGACACTGTAGTTGCGAATCTAAGATCAGTGCTTTCCCTGTAACTGCAGAGAGCTTTGGTAAACTTCCTAACTGGTCTTGGTGGGTGGCGAGATCCCCGTTGCCAGAGACTCTCTACCACTTAAAAAGCTGGAAAGCTGTGACTGTCTCCTGGCTGTGCAGTTCATTGATATTGACCCTCGATTACTTCTTGGAGCTGGGTCTCTCACTGCACAGCGTGGGTGTTAACTACCTATCTGACATACCAGTCTTACAGGAAGCAGGTAGAATGCTCGAGAGCTGGTGTGATGGTGAGGGCCTATacccaagcactggggaggcagaagcaggaaaattgtgggttctaggctagccttgactaTGTAATAAGAAGTtgatccaaaaaataaataaacagacatgaACACAAGGAATAGCCCATTGTAGGggataagtaaatatattttttttaaaaaaatgcttttggcttcttttaaatttaagtgtTCAAAATTTCTGATGTAAGGGTTTGGTACTTGCTGCCTCCCTTTGTGTCACGACGTTCCCTTCAGTCagcttttctgtctttatttctcctccctccctccctcccttcactgTTGTTATTGAATAGCTAACAACTCCCTTGCTAAGTCAGATCCTTGGCTTGAGGATGGGTCAGGCATGGTTGCTGCCTCAAGGATCTCCCAGGCTGAGCTGAACGTGGTTTACCATCAACACTGCAGGGCAAAAGAATTCCTGTACAAAGATCCCCGTCTAATCACGAGACATGAAAATCAGGAAATGGTCATGCTGTTTGTATTTCTTCTGCTCCCAGGTCAAACACAATTCAAAGTTTTTGTAAAATCCCTTTCACCGAAAGAGTCAGCCCGAATTTATGTCCCTAAACCTTTGGACAGAAATGATGGAACGTTTTTGGTGAGATACAGGATGCACGAGACTGTCCACGAAGGCCTCAAGGTGGAGGTTCTTTATGGTGGTGAACACGTAGCTCAGTCTCCCTATATTTTGAAAGGTAAGTGATATTAGTCACCTGAACCTCGATTTCTGTGGGAGGCATGCTTTTCAGAATGGCTTATAATGACCCTGCAGTCGAGTTCAACAGAGTAAACATTAGATAGGCACTCCTTGAAGCTCAAATTTTATATCactttggcatttaaaaaaattatcattgtCTGGGTTTGGAGAACActagttgctcttgcaaaggatctgggttcagttcccagaacccacagggaagctcacagtcatctgtgactccagttccagggatccagcatcctcttctgacctctgtgggtaccagacgTGCATGTAGTGTACACAGAAACATGTAGACAAGCACACACCTAAAGTTAtcttttataaaatgtctttctgtctCGTTTTGTGTAGTTACTATTGCTgatttgttcatctttttctcCTGCACTGCCAAGTTGCTATTAATACCctacagtatatatatatgtatatatatatatacatatatatatatactctttttaattttctttttatttatttatNNNNNNNNNNNNNNNNNNNNNNNNNNNNNNNNNNNNNNNNNNNNNNNNNNNNNNNNNNNNNNNNNNNNNNNNNNNNNNNNNNNNNNNNNNNNNNNNNNNNNNNNNNNNNNNNNNNNNNNNNNNNNNNNNNNNNNNNNNNNNNNNNNNNNNNNNNNNNNNNNNNNNNNNNNNNNNNNNNNNNNNNNNNNNNNNNNNNNNNNNNNNNNNNNNNNNNNNNNNNNNNNNNNNNNNNNNNNNNNNNNNNNNNNNNNNNNNaagttttcttccataattttgttaaaaatattttctgggcctttgagctgtgactcttctccttcttctattcctattattcttaggtttggtctttttattacatcccatatttcctgaatgttttgtgttgagaatttgttggctttgctgttttctttgatcagcgcgtttattttctctatggtgtcctcagaatctgagattctttcttctatctcttgtgttctattgattatgcttgtttctgtagactctgctcgttgacctagattttccatatccagctggtcctcagtttgtgttttcttccttgcttccattttagTTTTTGTACCGGCgagaataaatgcaggcaaatattaaagaatatatacaaatttaatgattaaataaaacttacagaaccaaagttcccgcgtagcacaggaggtaggaaggCGCGCTGGATTTATCAGTCAACCATCGCcggaggcaaaacccgccccttgaaggggctggcttaaccctacaagttttcaattcttgaactgtttccattacctgtttgatcattttttttcttggtttcccagggtatcatgtacgtatttgctcatttcttcaaactttttgttatacttctcatccatttctataagggcgttttttacatgttggtTAAgagactctattgctttcataaagtcaattttttccacttcttctgtgttcaAGTGttgaagtccttctgttgtaagatcattgggttctggtgttttcatgttgtttttcagattattgggtgaatttttgccttggcgccgcccatctcctcctatcgatgctatctaaaaatcggtcttttaaaaccggatcaggtttctctgctggccaggggcttCTCTTACAGAATggcctcgctctgtttcctggctcctgccgggggccaagatccctctcacccctcagaagggtcttcaggaacaggaacaggctccccgtttgccagggacctcgccaaccaaaggcctacctctttgatttaatagtagtggggcaatctgctcCCGGTGTTGCGCGCTGGTCCCTTCCGCTGTGCCGATCCCCGCCCGTCCTGGCTGCCTGCGGCCTGCGTCGTCTGCCcataatttaattcttttgagTTAAGTTTTCACAGTTTGTTAGTAGATGAGATTGAGCCACATTTAATCTTGGGCTAATTATTCTCAAGGACTGAGATATGCTTTTCCCAAGTCCCAAGAACGAAGAGGCTTTGTACCCTGGCTGGTACAGGCACTTTCCTCAGCCCTGTGGAGTGGTATACACTGCCCTCCAGTGTTCTGGATGGTTCTTTCCTGTACTGGGTGACTTCATCACAGATGCCCTGATCATAGGCTGGGATGTCTTCTCACTCACAAAGGCCTGCATGTTTCCATGTTCCATTCTTACCCTTCACCTACTCTGCCTTCCCAGGCCCTGTTGCCCTGTTCTCCCGTACTCTTGCTTTCCTCAGCTCAGTGAGACTGCCCAGCTCTAGCCAcgcccccttcccttttcctctgccTTAAGCAGAGCTCCTGCGACCGGGAGGCTTGCTTTGCTGGTGTCCATCCCACAGACTCACTGTCCTTCACTGCCTCCTGTCCAGAGTCTGGAAACTGTGAGTGCCTAAGTTATGACAGGTTTGGTTCACCACTTCCAAGTGAAGAATAAGTCAGTGCCTCCTATTGGTGTTTCTGAAGtagaaattttcaaaacaaaaccaaatatcaGGCTTAATgatataattccagcactagggaggtagaatcaggaggatcaggagttaaggttaactgggctacatgagactattTCCAAAGATCATAAATAAATCctcaagaaaatttaatttttttcattaaaataaatatgggtATGTCCTGAAATTATATGTTAGATTTGTACACATTGTTTTCTAGATGCGTCTTCAGGAAAGCCCTCTGCGTTCAGCTGCCCCCCAGCATCATAGTGAGAGGTTCTTTCAgtgactctgtctttctctgagaCGTGCCGACCGAGACCGCAGTAGAGGCTTTGAGGGAGAGGCCCTCCAGTTTCTCAAAAACTCACTGCTTCTACATTCAAATGTCCAAAAACCAGGAAGCCCTCCTTCTGTGTTCTAAAATGAAGTGGTTGTATACTAATTACTGACAGCTCACTAGACGCGAATGTGTCACCCAAGTGACTGGGTGGGAGGAAGCATGTACTGTCCAGTCTGTCTGAAGTGCCTCGACACGGGGCAGACGTGGGACTCCGACATAAATACTGCTCCACTCCCTTGTCTAAGATAGTTTTGCCTCTGTTGGTAGTTTTCAGATTTGCCAAGTTCTTATCCAGTGTTCACTTCTCGTTGTTAACTTGGGggtgacattgtgtgtgtgtgtcacctccTCAGGACCCGTGTATCACGAGTACTGTGACTGCCCAGAAGAGGATCCTCAGGCCTggcaggaaaccctgtcttgtccAGACACGGAACCACAGATTGAGCAAGATTTTACTGCTTTCCCCAGTATCAATCTCCAGCAGATGCTGAAGGAAATCCCCAAAAGATTTGGGGACGAGCGGGGTGCTGTTGTTCATTACACAATTGTCAATAACCACATCCACCGGAGATCCTTGGGGAAGTACACAGACTTCAAAATGTTCTCTGATGAAATTTTGCTGTCTCTGGCAAGAAAGGTATGAAACCGAATGAACCAGATCTCAAAAATagtatcatttaatttctttttgttgcaGCGGTTACATATTTAGATTGAGTGGCTTTTAGGACCCAGAACTGTGTCACGGAATATGCGTGTGTCTTTGTAGATGACTCTTTCCTGTAAGGTATAAACCAAAGTGGGCTTGGTGCCTTTTGCCTGTAATCCGGCATTTAGGCTCACAAGAGTTCAGCCAAAGCTAGAGAAAGAGCAAGACTCTGAATGCCAGGACAGAAAACAGGTCCTATTCCATAGCCTAAAGGTTCCGGTAAGCCTAGGTGACATTCGTGGGGGTGTAGAGATTTGGATAGCTATGTAGGTTCGAGTTGAGGGAGGTGAAGTCAGAATGCccaagaaggaaactgaggcagcattCCAAGCAAGAAGACCTCCGTGGAGGATCAATAGTGGACATGGAAACGGTGGAggataataaaacaaacaaacaaacaaacaaaaaccaaggtagATGGCTCTTGAAAAACTCCAAAGATTGATCCCTGTCccctacacatatacatgcatagcCAAGAGACTGGGGTATTTGGTGCCTCCCAACACTGATGTTTGAGCCTTTGTTTTTGTAGGTCACCCTCCCAGATCTAGAATTTTATATTAACCTTGGAGATTGGCCCTTGGAGCATCGGAAAGTCAATGACACTCCTGGCCCTATACCTATCATTTCCTGGTGTGGCTCCTTGGATTCAAGAGACATTATCCTTCCAACATACGATGTCACCCATTCCATACTTGAAGCAATGAGGGGTGTCACAAATGATCTCCTCTCTGTTCAGGGAAACACAGGTAAGCTAAGGTTATTTCTCATGGGGAAAACCTTAAAGATAAAAAAGGTGGAGAGAATCAGAAAGAATAGATGTGTATGCTTAATCACTCTTGCTTTCTACCCAAGAAGAATACATGTCTAGCGTGTGCAAGGGCCcaagctccattcccagcacagcaAAGTAGGGAAAAGCTCCCTATGGCCAAAAGAGAATGTTTGGGATTccaatttgaaaattaaaaacacatcctTTAGGGAACTAACACCCAGGCCTGTATTCACGGAGGCTCCCTGGAGTTCAGTCGTGTGTAGACATCTTTTCAAGTCGCATTGGTTATActtacatgaaattttaaatcaaaacattaaaGATATGTTTATTGGTAAACCTGTCACTAATTCTGACTCCAGTGATTCTTATTACTGGATGAAATGACAGCAGCCTGAAAACCTAAGAcggccgtggtcatggtgtcattGGGCATCATGATCCCATCCTTGGGTACTCTGTAAGGAATTCACTTCATCTTTCTGTACTTCCTGAGTCTTCAGAATTGGAATCCTTCCTCTCTTTATGATTTCTTCCATTTGCGACACAATGGAAGCCTCTTTTTGGAAACTCATTGGGCTGCGAAAAATTTGGCTTTGTCCTTTCcagcctctgtttctttttattgttatttggaGGCAAGATCAGAGATTTGTGCAAAGTACCTAAAGATATCatgaagagaaaagataaataagaataagATGAAAACCATATGAAGTAAACGTTGGCCTACTTTCAATTTGATAGTGGTGACTTTCTGGGTACTCAGAGAAGCTTAAGCCCCTTCGATTCTTCTCCCTTATGATGTCCCCGGGGCACTGATGGGCATTTAGCCAACACCTTACTTTAGAATAGTAAGATCAGCCAGGGATGAagagcaagagcctgtctcagacTCCCCATATACCTGTGTGAATGCAGTGAATTGTATAATTACACTTAACGGCAtccaagaaaaatatattttctctattcAAATTTATGAGTagctgaactggagagatggtcaagtggttaagagcactcactgctcttccagagggcgcaggttcaattcccggcacccacctGGTGCACAACAATCTGTCACTTCAGTCTcaggagatctggcgccctcccctggcttctgtgggtacttcatgcacacagtgcacaggcatacatggaatacatatacacataaaacaaaactaaagggaGAAATATGAACTAAGAACTCTGTTGAGTGGCTTAGTTATGCAGTTTTCTGCTGATCTCAAGCGCAAAAGCCTAACCCCTGTGTGATTGTGAAACATGGAAGTGAAAGGAGCTTGTGGCCTTGGCAGTAGGACAAGTCACAGAACCGTTTGCTCTGAGTTTGCCTGATACCGTGAGGGCTATTTCCCAATGTGGAACACAGTGAATAGCAGTGCCCATAAGAACTGTGGTTGATAGGAAAATGGGAGGGGctggaacagacagacagacagacagccccTGAAAGCACCTCTGGCAAACTGAGACTCAGTCCCAGATGTTTTGGGAACAGCGTCTGTGTTACAAAATGGGTTTGTGACAAGTACCaacattttaaatggaaatggTGGATTAAAGGTCATTGTGCTGTCTTATGATTTCAGATTCTTAATCATAATTTTTTATGGCCTCAAACTTCTAGGGCCTTCCTGGatcaataaaacagagaaagctttCTTCCGAGGTAGAGATAGCCGGGAGGAGAGGCTGCAGTTGGTACAGCTGTCCAAAGAAAATCCACAGCTGCTAGATGCAGGAATTACAGGATATTTCTttttccaagagaaagaaaaagagcttgGAAAAGCCAAGTTGATgggtttctttgatttctttaaggtATGCGTCTTCCTATGACTATGAAGTGATAAACTGTGTCCAAAGTCCACAAAACTGGTGGTTCAAGCGGTCGCTTCAGTGTCTAGCTTACTTCACTTTCGCTCTCTCCAGTCTGACCGAGGAGTCACTGAACTCTCACAGTTTTGTCTGTTAATTTTGTTAACCGAATAACCTAGAActatatttaatgtttaatgtaagagctagcatGAAGTTTTACGTATTTATTATGGCTTTTCCCTTTGATTTAATGATCTGCAAagatgtttcttttatgtgaagTGATCTCAAGTATCTTTGGTAAATAAAAAGAGCGTTCATTTTTATACATGCAAAATAGGAGGTGGAGCTGGAGGGAGGTGGAGCTGGAGGGAGGTGGAGCTGGAGTGCGGGTCCTGCCTGTGGCCCCTCATCTCTTAGTGGCTCTGGTGATCTGTGATGCCTGCTATgttcctttactttctttttatattggttttggcatgcatgtgtgtttgtatatgaatgtgtgtgtgcgtgtgtgtggtgtatgcatgtacatatatgtgtgtgccccTTTCTCTGTCATGAAACCCACACCTAACTGGCTAGGAAACACGTGGTActgattatttaataaatttgtttttttaaagagattacTAAGAGTTTAGAGTGTACCCCTGTGCAGAGGACTTCTGTTACATGAGAGAGGCATAGGTCtgatctccagcactgaaaaggaaagggaggggaatgggaggggggaagggaggagtcagTGTAGTCAGAAATGGACCAGCTTCATCTGGGCGGTTTCGTGGTGAAAAGAGCAGTGAATTTGTGTTCAGAATGAAGGTTTATAGCTTTCTCTGTATTCCAGTTTTCTCACttgtaaagacaaaacaaaaaaccttgccTCATAGTATAATTAAATAGGATTTTTCATTCCTTTGATATATGCTTTTGAAATGGAAATTAGAACTTAATCCAATATGTGTCAGTGGAGTAACTAGTTTTTATAACActtaatttctctcttcctccctcccccccccctgtgtgcgtgtgtgtgtgtgtgtgtgtgtgggtgggtgtgtgtgtgtgtgtgtgtgtgtgaatgacaaCTTACCAGAGTTAGTTTTCTTCCTCTACCAGGTGggtcctgggtattgaacttgggtcatgGTTTGGCAACAAATTtcttttctcactgagccatctttcctacAGTTCACAGGCTGGAAAGATGTAAACTCTGTTTTACACAAACTCTAGTTTATGTTTTGTGGGTTTAGTATAAggaataaatgcaattttatatatacatgaaaattgATAATATCACTTTTCAGAATGTTAAGATGTAGAACTTTGACAATAGTTTGACCCCTGCTTTGATTACAGGAGTCTAGACTCTCCGCTTCACAGATGTAATTGACACAGACACTTGTTCCTGTATCCTAGAAGGTCCTGCTAGGGACGCGTTAGAGgctgtttgtcatttttatacaaggagaaaatgaaagcagtttGCAGTGCAGGTGTGGGAACGTGGAAGACGATCCCTCATGTTTGATTTAATACTGTGAGAAGCGGGAGTGGAGCCATGGCTTGCTGAGGTTCTTTCTTTTCGTCTTCTAGTACAAGTACCAGGTGAATGTGGACGGCACGGTGGCTGCTTACAGGTTTCCCTACCTCATGCTGGGGGACAGCCTGGTTCTGAAGCAGGAGTCGCCGTATTATGAGCATTTTTATGTGGCGCTAAGGCCCTGGAAACACTACATTCCCGTGAGAAGAAACCTCAGTGATCTGCTAGAGAAAGTGAGGTGGGCCAAGGTATGCTTCATGCCATTTTCCTTCTTAGGGCAGTATCAAAGTTATCGATATGAAGGACCTGTGTTCCATTATGACCATGTATcatactgaaataaaaatcaaaggaagtataattttctttaaaaaaaaaatgtgttccctTTAAGTAGCTAAAGAatagacatggggctggagaggtggctgagtgttaagagcccttgctgtcctCCCAGAGGACCTTGGTTTCTAGCACCCTCGTTGGGCAGCTCACGAggtcctgtaactccagctcaggggatcAGAGGGCTTCTCCTGGCTTCCATAGTCACTGCACTCATGCGCACAAAcccacatgcagatacacacatgtgcacatgtcaaagagaaagaaaggccatCAGAATCATTTTGTATGCCTCTGTCAACATTGTTGAGACTTGGATTTGAAGTCCAGTGTTGTTGTGATGTGGATTTTTCTAAATGATTCACCGTTTGCATTTATATATGCAAAAGAAGAATTGCAAAATGAAAATTGCAGATTGAAAAGGCCAGAATTGAAGGCTTTATATTTTAAGAGAACATCCCAGGTAAATCTGGTAGTCTTCTTTTCCTTACATacgaaaaaaaacccacaagcccTTACCCAACACAAACTGCAAAGCATACCAAGAGCAAGGTCCCCATAAAAAACCCACAAGCCCTTACCCAACACAAACTACAAAGCAGACCAAGAGCAAGGTCCCCATAAaacaaggatttcttttttttttttaaggaataaattttaaaataaaatttaaggaataaattttataataaattttaaaataaatttgagggaataaatattaaaaactactGTGGTTTATTATGAAACTATAAAGATTTATCCTCCTAcaataatatttttccattttttaagttttgagaaataatattttgGTTATGGAAATAATGGATCAGAATCATCATTCTGGCTTTCCCTAAGATCCATGATCGCCAGCAAATAGCTTTTCCTATCAACAGCATGCAGAAAGTCAGGCGTTTCCTGTGGCTGTAATCAGGAGCATTGATTACTCCTGGCACTATAGCCCGTGAGTACTAGTGGGTGGATAACTTTTATCACAACGGCATTTTAGTCTTGTGTGGCCATCGCTTTGTAACAGAACACTATCTCTGCATATTTGAATGAAGCTTTATgaaaaacacatttctattatttttaattttacacacgTTTCAGTGTAGAGGTCTGTACACTTGAGTGAAGATGCCCTGAAAGGCCTCAGGCCCcggatccccaggagctggagttgagAACCACcaagatgggtgctgggaacagaacttgggtcctctataagagcagtacGCACATTTAACTGCCCAGCCAGCTCCCCAAGTGctgaagcttttttttaaattttttttaaagatttatttattatgtatacaacattctgcctcgacgtatgcccgcacaccagaggagggcgccagatctcagtacaga
It encodes the following:
- the Kdelc2 gene encoding KDEL motif-containing protein 2, producing MLGIPQAPLLRLQLALLVAAGAGARVSAPRSLVWGPGLQAAVVLPVRYFLQAVDSDGRNLTSSPPGQTQFKVFVKSLSPKESARIYVPKPLDRNDGTFLVRYRMHETVHEGLKVEVLYGGEHVAQSPYILKGPVYHEYCDCPEEDPQAWQETLSCPDTEPQIEQDFTAFPSINLQQMLKEIPKRFGDERGAVVHYTIVNNHIHRRSLGKYTDFKMFSDEILLSLARKVTLPDLEFYINLGDWPLEHRKVNDTPGPIPIISWCGSLDSRDIILPTYDVTHSILEAMRGVTNDLLSVQGNTGPSWINKTEKAFFRGRDSREERLQLVQLSKENPQLLDAGITGYFFFQEKEKELGKAKLMGFFDFFKYKYQVNVDGTVAAYRFPYLMLGDSLVLKQESPYYEHFYVALRPWKHYIPVRRNLSDLLEKVRWAKENDDEAKKIAKEGQLTARDLLQPPRLFCYYYRVLQKYAERQTSKPTIRDGMELVPQPEDATSFCRCHRKTPGREEL